One region of Streptomyces leeuwenhoekii genomic DNA includes:
- a CDS encoding anthranilate synthase family protein produces the protein MDLAQLAHDDRPFALLRRRTPGHDHDVVELLTGPVTACGRLADLPGDSLALVPFRQIRERGFDVRDDGTPLLALTPEERHTVPLATALEELPAHDVRVEDGGFDVADEEYAEIVARVLREEIGRGEGANFVIRRTYEGRIPGFGRADALALFRRLLEGERGAYWTFLVHTGERTLVGASPEVHVRMSGGTVVMNPISGTYRYPAGGPTPEHLLGFLADGKEIEELSMVVDEELKMMCTVGDMGGVVVGPRLKEMAHLAHTEYELRGRSSLDVREVLRETMFAATVTGSPVQNACRVIERHEIGGRGYYAGALALLGRDSGGAQTLDSPILIRTADIGTDGRLRVPVGATLVRGSDPAGEVAETHAKAAGVLAALGVVERRPRAEAARPRLADDPRVRAALDGRRASLAPFWLRMQERTDALAGRTLVVDAEDTFTAMLAHVLRSGGLEVTVRRYDEPGLREAVLAHPGPVVLGPGPGDPSDTADPKMRLLRALAADAVRVHPHGVLGVCLGHELIAAELGLEIVRKEVPYQGAQTRIDLFGRPETVGFYNSFVARCDDEAAAELAAHGVEVSRSASGEVHALRGPGFAGVQFHPESVLTLNGAAVVRELVGQLRGTSTFSERRPAR, from the coding sequence ATGGACCTGGCACAGCTCGCGCACGACGACCGCCCCTTCGCCCTGCTCCGCCGCCGCACCCCCGGCCACGACCACGACGTGGTGGAGCTGCTGACCGGCCCCGTGACCGCCTGCGGCCGGCTGGCCGACCTCCCCGGCGACAGCCTCGCCCTCGTCCCCTTCCGGCAGATCCGCGAGCGCGGCTTCGACGTCCGCGACGACGGCACCCCCCTGCTGGCGCTCACCCCCGAGGAGCGGCACACCGTCCCGCTCGCCACCGCCCTGGAGGAGCTGCCCGCGCACGACGTCCGCGTCGAGGACGGCGGCTTCGACGTGGCCGACGAGGAGTACGCGGAGATCGTCGCGCGCGTGCTGCGGGAGGAGATCGGGCGCGGCGAAGGCGCGAACTTCGTGATCCGGCGGACCTACGAGGGCCGGATCCCCGGCTTCGGGCGGGCGGACGCGCTGGCGCTGTTCCGCCGGCTGCTGGAGGGCGAGCGGGGCGCGTACTGGACGTTCCTCGTGCACACCGGGGAGCGCACGCTGGTGGGCGCGAGCCCCGAGGTGCACGTACGGATGTCCGGCGGCACCGTGGTGATGAACCCGATCAGCGGCACCTACCGCTACCCGGCCGGCGGCCCCACCCCCGAGCACCTCCTCGGCTTCCTCGCCGACGGCAAGGAGATCGAGGAGCTGTCGATGGTCGTCGACGAGGAGCTGAAGATGATGTGCACCGTCGGCGACATGGGCGGGGTGGTCGTCGGGCCGCGGCTGAAGGAGATGGCGCACCTGGCGCACACCGAGTACGAGCTGCGCGGCCGGTCCTCGCTGGACGTGCGGGAGGTGCTCAGGGAGACGATGTTCGCGGCGACCGTGACCGGCTCGCCGGTGCAGAACGCCTGCCGGGTCATCGAGCGGCACGAGATCGGGGGGCGCGGCTACTACGCGGGCGCGCTGGCGCTGCTCGGCCGGGACTCCGGGGGCGCCCAGACCCTCGACTCCCCCATCCTCATCCGCACCGCCGACATCGGCACGGACGGGCGGCTGCGGGTGCCGGTCGGCGCCACGCTCGTCCGCGGCTCCGACCCGGCGGGCGAGGTGGCCGAGACCCACGCGAAGGCGGCGGGGGTGCTGGCGGCGCTGGGGGTCGTGGAGCGGCGGCCCCGCGCGGAGGCCGCCCGGCCGCGGCTCGCCGACGACCCGCGCGTGCGTGCGGCGCTGGACGGGCGCCGGGCCTCGCTGGCCCCGTTCTGGTTGCGGATGCAGGAGCGCACGGACGCCCTGGCGGGGCGCACCCTGGTCGTCGACGCGGAGGACACCTTCACCGCGATGCTCGCGCACGTGCTGCGCTCCGGCGGGCTGGAGGTGACGGTCCGCCGGTACGACGAGCCGGGGCTGCGGGAGGCCGTGCTCGCGCACCCGGGGCCGGTGGTGCTCGGTCCCGGGCCGGGCGATCCCTCCGACACGGCCGATCCCAAGATGCGCCTGCTGCGCGCCCTGGCCGCCGACGCCGTCCGGGTCCACCCGCACGGCGTCCTCGGCGTCTGCCTCGGGCACGAGCTGATCGCGGCGGAGCTGGGGCTGGAGATCGTCCGCAAGGAGGTGCCGTATCAGGGGGCGCAGACCCGGATCGACCTGTTCGGGCGGCCGGAGACCGTCGGCTTCTACAACAGCTTCGTGGCCCGCTGCGACGACGAGGCGGCGGCGGAGCTGGCCGCGCACGGCGTGGAGGTGAGCCGGAGCGCCTCGGGCGAGGTGCACGCGCTGCGCGGACCCGGGTTCGCCGGGGTGCAGTTCCACCCGGAGTCGGTGCTCACGCTGAACGGCGCCGCCGTCGTCCGGGAGCTGGTCGGTCAGCTCCGCGGCACCAGCACGTTCTCCGAGCGGCGGCCCGCCCGGTAG
- a CDS encoding class II 3-deoxy-7-phosphoheptulonate synthase, whose protein sequence is MTVNAKTSASAGNTWRNLPAAQQPEYPDPEALRAVIADLESYPPLVFAGECDQLRARMAAVAKGEAFLLQGGDCAEAFDAVSADQIRNKLKTLLQMGAVLTYAASVPVVKVGRIAGQYSKPRSKPTETRDGVTLPTYRGDSVNGFDFTEEARVPDPERLKRMYHASASTLNLVRAFTTGGYADLRQVHAWNQDFVKSSPSGQRYEQLAREIDNALNFMHACGADPEEFKTVEFYSSHEALLLDYESALTRVDSRTGQLYDVSAHMVWIGERTRQLDHAHIEFASRIRNPIGIKLGPTTTAEEALQYIERLDPEREPGRLTFIVRMGADKIRDKLPELVEKVTASGATVAWVTDPMHGNTFEAASGHKTRRFDDVLDEVKGFFEVHKALGTHPGGIHVELTGDDVTECVGGGDEIFVDDLHQRYETACDPRLNRSQSLDLAFLVAEMYRDQ, encoded by the coding sequence GTGACCGTGAACGCTAAGACCAGCGCGAGCGCTGGCAACACCTGGCGAAACCTGCCCGCGGCGCAGCAGCCCGAGTACCCCGACCCCGAGGCTCTGCGCGCAGTGATCGCGGACCTCGAGTCGTATCCGCCGCTCGTCTTCGCGGGCGAGTGCGACCAGCTGCGCGCCCGGATGGCGGCCGTCGCCAAGGGAGAGGCGTTCCTCCTCCAGGGCGGCGACTGCGCCGAGGCGTTCGACGCGGTGTCCGCGGACCAGATCCGCAACAAGCTCAAGACCCTGCTCCAGATGGGCGCGGTGCTCACGTACGCCGCCTCCGTGCCCGTGGTGAAGGTCGGCCGGATCGCCGGCCAGTACTCCAAGCCGCGCTCCAAGCCGACCGAGACCCGCGACGGCGTGACCCTGCCGACCTACCGCGGCGACTCCGTCAACGGCTTCGACTTCACCGAAGAGGCCCGTGTCCCGGACCCCGAGCGGCTCAAGCGCATGTACCACGCCTCGGCGTCCACGCTGAACCTGGTGCGCGCCTTCACCACCGGCGGCTACGCCGATCTGCGCCAGGTGCACGCCTGGAACCAGGACTTCGTGAAGTCCTCCCCGTCCGGCCAGCGCTACGAGCAGCTCGCCCGCGAGATCGACAACGCGCTGAACTTCATGCACGCCTGCGGGGCCGACCCGGAGGAGTTCAAGACCGTCGAGTTCTACTCCTCGCACGAGGCGCTGCTGCTCGACTACGAGTCCGCCCTGACCCGGGTCGACTCCCGCACCGGGCAGCTCTACGACGTCTCGGCGCACATGGTGTGGATCGGTGAGCGCACCCGCCAGCTCGACCACGCGCACATCGAGTTCGCGTCGCGGATCCGCAACCCGATCGGCATCAAGCTCGGCCCGACGACCACGGCCGAGGAGGCGCTGCAGTACATCGAGCGCCTGGACCCGGAGCGCGAGCCCGGCCGGCTGACCTTCATCGTCCGCATGGGCGCGGACAAGATCCGCGACAAGCTCCCCGAGCTGGTCGAGAAGGTCACCGCCTCCGGCGCCACCGTGGCGTGGGTGACCGACCCCATGCACGGCAACACCTTCGAGGCGGCCTCCGGCCACAAGACCCGCCGCTTCGACGACGTGCTCGACGAGGTCAAGGGCTTCTTCGAGGTCCACAAGGCGCTCGGCACCCACCCGGGCGGCATCCATGTGGAGCTGACCGGCGACGACGTCACCGAGTGCGTGGGCGGCGGCGACGAGATCTTCGTCGACGACCTGCACCAGCGCTACGAGACCGCCTGCGACCCGCGGCTGAACCGCAGCCAGTCGCTGGACCTGGCGTTCCTGGTGGCGGAGATGTACCGGGACCAGTGA
- a CDS encoding (2Fe-2S)-binding protein, with protein sequence MDRVFVCSCFGVTEEQVKKHAEAGACTPRQIASACKAGTDCGGCVRRIQALLGRGACPRRELADQGEPALARLTPAAELPGAA encoded by the coding sequence GTGGACCGCGTGTTCGTCTGTAGCTGCTTCGGCGTGACCGAGGAGCAGGTGAAGAAGCACGCGGAGGCCGGTGCGTGCACCCCCCGGCAGATCGCCTCGGCCTGCAAGGCGGGCACCGACTGCGGTGGCTGTGTGCGGCGCATCCAGGCCCTGCTGGGCCGCGGCGCCTGCCCGCGCCGGGAACTGGCCGACCAGGGGGAGCCGGCCCTCGCCCGGCTCACTCCGGCGGCGGAGCTGCCCGGCGCCGCCTAG
- the bfr gene encoding bacterioferritin produces MQGDPEVLELLNEQLTAELTAINQYFLHSKLQDHKGWTKLAKYTREESFDEMRHAELLTDRILLLDGLPNYQRLFHVRVGQSVTEMFQADRQIEVEAIDRLRRGVEVMRNKGDITSANIFEAILADEEHHIDYLDTQLDLIEKLGESLYLSTVIEQGQPDSSGHGTGGYSAH; encoded by the coding sequence ATGCAGGGCGACCCCGAGGTCCTCGAACTGCTCAACGAGCAGCTGACCGCCGAGCTCACCGCGATCAACCAGTACTTCCTGCACTCCAAGCTGCAGGACCACAAGGGGTGGACGAAACTCGCGAAGTACACGCGCGAGGAGTCCTTCGACGAGATGCGGCACGCCGAACTGCTCACCGACCGGATCCTGCTCCTGGACGGCCTGCCCAACTACCAGCGGCTGTTCCACGTCCGGGTCGGCCAGTCGGTGACGGAGATGTTCCAGGCGGACCGGCAGATCGAGGTGGAGGCGATCGACCGGCTGCGGCGCGGGGTGGAGGTGATGCGCAACAAGGGCGACATCACGTCCGCCAACATCTTCGAGGCGATCCTCGCCGACGAGGAGCACCACATCGACTACCTCGACACCCAGCTCGACCTGATCGAGAAGCTCGGCGAGTCGCTCTATCTGTCGACCGTCATCGAGCAGGGCCAGCCGGATTCCTCCGGCCACGGCACGGGCGGGTACTCGGCCCACTAG
- a CDS encoding sulfite oxidase-like oxidoreductase, which translates to MGQPVERESGEAVRSELPPGQRVQRGWPVTHYGPVPRFRPERWEFRVFGATADGEKHCWSHEEFTALPYTTVVADLHCVTKYSMLGAEWGGIPARTILDIAPPAPAVTHVMVWAEYGFSSNLRLSDFASERTLFATHKDGELLTAEHGFPLRLIVPHLYAWKGPKWVRGVEYMTADRRGFWEERGYHNIGDPWKEQRYSYQEEPGDGPEL; encoded by the coding sequence ATGGGTCAGCCGGTGGAGCGTGAATCTGGAGAAGCGGTACGGTCCGAGCTTCCGCCGGGGCAGCGCGTGCAGCGCGGCTGGCCGGTCACGCACTACGGGCCGGTCCCCCGGTTCCGGCCCGAGCGCTGGGAGTTCCGGGTCTTCGGCGCCACCGCCGACGGGGAGAAGCACTGCTGGTCCCACGAGGAGTTCACGGCCCTGCCGTACACCACCGTCGTGGCCGATCTGCACTGCGTCACGAAGTACAGCATGCTGGGGGCGGAGTGGGGCGGGATCCCGGCCCGCACGATCCTCGACATCGCCCCGCCCGCGCCCGCCGTCACCCATGTGATGGTCTGGGCGGAGTACGGCTTCAGCTCCAATCTCCGCCTGTCCGACTTCGCCTCGGAGCGCACGCTGTTCGCCACCCACAAGGACGGTGAGCTGCTGACCGCCGAGCACGGCTTTCCGCTGCGGCTGATCGTCCCCCATCTGTACGCCTGGAAGGGCCCCAAATGGGTCCGCGGCGTCGAGTACATGACCGCCGACCGCCGGGGCTTCTGGGAGGAGCGCGGCTATCACAACATCGGCGACCCGTGGAAGGAGCAGCGCTACTCCTACCAGGAGGAGCCCGGGGACGGCCCCGAGCTCTGA
- a CDS encoding DUF4396 domain-containing protein, whose product MRHDAHTAHDHRHEGHAHTRASGGAGWSMAVRATLHCLTGCAIGEVLGMVIGTALGWGDVPTLALAITLAFFFGYALTLRGVLTAGVGFRAAVRVALAADTLSIAVMELVDNGVLVLWPGAMEAHLDSALFWIALAIALAVAFVVTTPVNKWMIGRGKGHAVVHRYHH is encoded by the coding sequence ATGCGGCACGACGCACACACCGCGCACGACCACCGGCACGAGGGGCACGCGCACACCCGGGCGAGCGGGGGCGCCGGGTGGTCCATGGCCGTCCGGGCGACCCTGCACTGCCTGACGGGGTGCGCCATCGGCGAGGTGCTCGGCATGGTGATCGGCACCGCGCTGGGCTGGGGCGACGTCCCGACCCTGGCCCTGGCGATCACGCTCGCCTTCTTCTTCGGCTACGCGCTCACCCTGCGCGGCGTCCTGACGGCCGGCGTGGGCTTCCGCGCCGCCGTCCGGGTGGCGCTGGCCGCCGACACCCTGTCCATCGCGGTGATGGAGCTGGTCGACAACGGCGTGCTCGTCCTGTGGCCGGGCGCGATGGAGGCCCACCTCGACTCGGCGCTGTTCTGGATCGCGCTGGCCATCGCCCTGGCGGTCGCGTTCGTCGTCACCACCCCGGTCAACAAGTGGATGATCGGCCGCGGCAAGGGCCACGCGGTGGTGCACCGGTACCACCACTGA
- a CDS encoding deoxyribonuclease IV: MKSQQPVPSGPSRPSGPSATSSSSPRTRNPVGAHVPVAGGLHSVGLPYARDLRAEAVQVFVANPRGWATPAGNPRQDEAFRAACAAESIPAYVHAPYLINFGSHTEATVERSAESLRHSLRRGREIGALGVVVHTGSATGGRDRSVALKQVREHMLPLLDELTHDDDPWLLLEPTAGQGASLCSRTWDLGPYFEALDAHPKLGVCLDTCHIFAAGHDLTGPAGMHQTLDLLVETVGEGRLRLIHANDSKDVVGAHKDRHANIGAGHIGEDPFRALMTHPATVGVPLVIETPGGKEGHAADVERLKKLREG; encoded by the coding sequence GTGAAGAGTCAACAGCCCGTCCCCTCCGGTCCTTCCCGCCCCTCGGGCCCCTCCGCCACCTCGTCGTCGTCCCCCCGCACCCGCAACCCGGTCGGCGCCCACGTCCCGGTCGCCGGGGGCCTGCACTCCGTGGGCCTGCCCTACGCCCGCGACCTGCGGGCGGAGGCCGTGCAGGTCTTCGTCGCCAACCCGCGCGGCTGGGCCACACCGGCCGGGAACCCGCGGCAGGACGAGGCGTTCCGCGCGGCGTGCGCGGCCGAGTCGATCCCCGCCTATGTGCACGCCCCCTACCTGATCAACTTCGGTTCGCACACCGAGGCGACGGTGGAGCGGTCGGCGGAGTCGCTGCGGCACTCGCTGCGGCGGGGCCGGGAGATCGGCGCGCTCGGCGTCGTCGTGCACACCGGCAGCGCGACGGGCGGCCGGGACCGGTCGGTGGCGTTGAAGCAGGTACGGGAGCACATGCTGCCGCTGCTGGACGAGCTGACCCACGACGACGACCCGTGGCTGCTCCTGGAGCCGACGGCCGGCCAGGGCGCCTCCCTGTGCTCGCGGACCTGGGACCTCGGTCCGTACTTCGAGGCGCTGGACGCCCACCCGAAACTGGGCGTGTGCCTGGACACCTGCCACATCTTCGCCGCCGGCCACGACCTGACCGGTCCCGCCGGCATGCATCAGACCCTGGACCTGCTGGTGGAGACGGTCGGCGAGGGCCGGCTCCGGCTCATCCACGCCAACGACTCCAAGGACGTGGTGGGCGCCCACAAGGACCGGCACGCCAACATCGGCGCCGGCCACATCGGCGAGGACCCGTTCCGGGCGCTGATGACACATCCCGCCACCGTCGGCGTACCGCTGGTCATCGAGACACCGGGCGGCAAGGAGGGGCACGCGGCGGACGTGGAGCGGCTGAAGAAGCTGCGCGAGGGGTGA
- the pknB gene encoding Stk1 family PASTA domain-containing Ser/Thr kinase, which translates to MDTTLQDPLVGRLLDGRYRVDARIAVGGMATVYRAVDTRLDRVLALKVMHPTLAADASFVERFIREAKSVARLAHPNVVQVFDQGADGAYVYLAMEYVSGCTLRDVLRERGALQPRAALDILEPVLAALGAAHRAGFVHRDMKPENVLIGDDGRVKVADFGLVRAVDTVTNTTGSVLGTVSYLAPEQIEQGTADPRVDVYACGVVLYEMLTGAKPHDGGSPAQVLYQHLHEDVPAPSAAVPGLPYELDDLVASATARTPEIRPHDAVALLALTRGARAALTAEQLDAVPPQALAAEHDNAEDRTSVIPRALTLPRPLPVDGDGGEGRPGPHGPDDGLHRTSRLAPPVPVAPRRRTAAVRRGPMAILAAVLLVLGVGAGVWYINSGQFTKVPPLLEKTEAQARDRLERAGLEVGAVRHAHSDTVERGSVISTDPGPGARIRGNDAVSLTISDGPAFVKLPDLAGYRLDKARSVLRQEGLEPGMVTRSFSEDVPEGFVISTDPATGTRMRAGAAVALTVSKGRPVEVPDVTGDDLDEAKTTLEEAGLKVRVSADQVTSEYDKGQVARQSPGSGHRVAEGGTVTLTLSKGPEMVEVPDVVGDSVDDARRALEDAGFEVEEDRGLLGLFGDTVKSQSVEGGDTAPKGSRITLTIR; encoded by the coding sequence GTGGACACGACCCTTCAGGACCCTCTGGTCGGGCGACTGCTCGACGGCCGGTACCGCGTCGACGCGCGGATCGCGGTCGGCGGGATGGCCACGGTCTACCGGGCCGTGGACACCCGCCTGGACCGTGTGCTCGCGCTGAAGGTGATGCACCCGACGCTCGCGGCCGACGCCTCCTTCGTCGAGCGGTTCATCCGCGAGGCCAAGTCGGTGGCCCGGCTCGCCCACCCAAACGTGGTCCAGGTCTTCGACCAGGGCGCCGACGGGGCGTACGTCTACCTGGCCATGGAGTACGTCTCCGGTTGCACCCTGCGCGACGTGCTGCGCGAGCGCGGGGCGCTCCAGCCGCGGGCCGCGCTGGACATCCTGGAGCCGGTGCTGGCCGCGCTGGGCGCGGCGCACCGCGCCGGGTTCGTGCACCGGGACATGAAGCCGGAGAACGTCCTGATAGGGGACGACGGCCGGGTCAAGGTGGCCGACTTCGGGCTGGTCCGCGCCGTGGACACGGTGACGAACACCACCGGGTCCGTCCTCGGCACCGTCTCCTACCTGGCACCGGAGCAGATCGAGCAGGGCACGGCCGATCCGCGGGTCGACGTGTACGCGTGCGGTGTCGTCCTGTACGAGATGCTCACCGGCGCCAAGCCGCACGACGGCGGCTCCCCCGCCCAGGTGCTCTACCAGCACCTCCACGAGGACGTCCCCGCGCCGTCGGCCGCCGTGCCGGGGCTGCCGTACGAGCTGGACGACCTGGTGGCGTCGGCCACCGCGCGCACCCCGGAGATCCGGCCGCACGACGCCGTGGCGCTGCTCGCGCTGACCCGCGGGGCGCGCGCGGCGCTCACCGCGGAGCAGCTGGACGCGGTGCCGCCGCAGGCGCTGGCCGCGGAGCACGACAACGCCGAGGACCGCACGAGCGTGATCCCCCGCGCGCTGACCCTCCCCCGGCCGCTGCCCGTCGACGGGGACGGCGGGGAGGGCCGGCCCGGCCCGCACGGCCCGGACGACGGGCTCCACCGCACCAGCCGGCTGGCGCCCCCGGTGCCCGTGGCGCCGCGCCGCCGGACGGCCGCCGTCCGGCGCGGCCCGATGGCGATCCTCGCCGCCGTGCTGCTCGTGCTCGGCGTCGGCGCGGGCGTGTGGTACATCAACTCCGGCCAGTTCACCAAGGTGCCGCCGCTGCTGGAGAAGACCGAGGCGCAGGCCCGGGACCGGCTGGAGCGGGCCGGTCTGGAGGTCGGCGCGGTCCGGCACGCGCACAGCGACACGGTCGAGCGCGGCTCGGTCATCAGCACCGACCCCGGACCGGGCGCCCGCATCCGGGGCAACGACGCGGTCTCGCTGACCATCTCCGACGGCCCCGCGTTCGTGAAGCTGCCCGACCTGGCCGGCTACCGGCTGGACAAGGCGCGGTCCGTGCTGCGGCAGGAGGGCCTGGAGCCCGGCATGGTCACGCGGTCGTTCAGCGAGGACGTCCCCGAGGGCTTCGTGATCTCCACCGACCCGGCCACCGGCACCCGTATGCGCGCGGGCGCGGCCGTCGCGCTCACCGTCAGCAAGGGCCGCCCGGTGGAGGTGCCCGACGTCACCGGCGACGACCTGGACGAGGCGAAGACCACCCTGGAGGAGGCCGGCCTGAAGGTGCGCGTCTCCGCCGACCAGGTCACCTCCGAGTACGACAAGGGCCAGGTCGCCCGGCAGTCGCCCGGCTCCGGGCACCGGGTGGCCGAGGGCGGCACCGTGACCCTGACGTTGTCCAAGGGCCCGGAGATGGTCGAGGTCCCGGACGTGGTCGGCGACAGCGTCGACGACGCCCGGCGCGCGCTGGAGGACGCGGGCTTCGAGGTCGAGGAGGACCGCGGGCTGCTGGGGCTGTTCGGCGACACCGTCAAGAGCCAGTCCGTGGAGGGCGGCGACACGGCGCCCAAGGGATCGAGGATCACCCTCACGATCCGCTGA